One window of Paenibacillus albicereus genomic DNA carries:
- a CDS encoding YezD family protein, whose protein sequence is MAKPVELDEAWLDRIADQVNGLEYGSVLITVHDGRIVQIDRTDRKRFDAAAVRQQGAASAQG, encoded by the coding sequence ATGGCGAAGCCGGTGGAATTGGATGAAGCGTGGCTGGATCGAATTGCGGATCAGGTCAACGGCCTGGAGTACGGCTCGGTGCTCATCACGGTGCATGACGGGCGGATCGTGCAGATCGACCGGACCGATCGCAAGCGGTTCGACGCCGCGGCGGTCCGGCAGCAGGGGGCGGCTTCCGCTCAAGGGTGA
- the cysW gene encoding sulfate ABC transporter permease subunit CysW, with product MAGAIAASRSVRTPAPPDTGRPTTEPAAVRWLLIGIAVLFLTLIVLLPLLTVFVEGLKRGWEVYLSALVDPDAVSALKLTLLVAAIAVPLNTVFGIAASWLIAKFSFRGKSLLLSLIDLPFSVSPVIAGFMFMLLFGAQGYLGPWLDERGLQVVFAPTGIVLATMFVTFPFVARELIPLMQAQGIQEEEAAATLGAKGFRIFWSVTLPNIKWGLLYGLVLCNARAMGEFGAVSVVSGHIRGETNTLPLHVEILYNEYQFSASFAAASLLMLLALLTLGAKSLVEWKTAQRNQNLEG from the coding sequence ATGGCAGGCGCAATCGCCGCCTCCCGCTCCGTCCGAACGCCGGCGCCGCCCGACACCGGACGTCCGACAACCGAGCCGGCCGCCGTGCGCTGGCTGCTGATCGGCATCGCGGTGCTGTTCCTGACGCTGATCGTGCTGCTCCCGCTCCTCACCGTATTCGTAGAGGGGCTGAAGCGCGGCTGGGAAGTCTATCTCAGCGCGCTCGTCGACCCGGATGCCGTATCGGCGCTCAAGCTGACGCTGCTCGTCGCCGCGATCGCGGTGCCGCTCAACACAGTGTTCGGCATCGCGGCTTCCTGGCTCATCGCCAAGTTCAGCTTCCGCGGCAAGAGCCTGCTCCTCAGCCTCATCGATCTGCCGTTCTCCGTGTCGCCGGTCATCGCGGGCTTCATGTTCATGCTGCTGTTCGGCGCCCAGGGCTACCTGGGGCCATGGCTGGACGAACGCGGCCTGCAGGTCGTGTTCGCTCCCACGGGCATCGTGCTCGCGACGATGTTCGTCACGTTCCCGTTCGTGGCCAGAGAGCTGATTCCGCTCATGCAGGCTCAAGGCATCCAGGAGGAGGAGGCCGCGGCCACGCTCGGCGCCAAGGGCTTCCGCATCTTCTGGAGCGTCACCTTGCCGAATATCAAATGGGGTCTGCTGTATGGCCTCGTGCTGTGCAACGCCCGCGCGATGGGCGAGTTCGGAGCCGTCTCGGTCGTCTCCGGCCACATCCGCGGCGAGACCAACACGCTGCCGCTGCATGTCGAGATTCTCTACAATGAATACCAGTTTTCCGCCTCGTTCGCAGCGGCGTCGCTGCTCATGCTGCTCGCGCTGCTGACGCTGGGGGCGAAGAGTCTCGTCGAATGGAAAACCGCTCAGCGAAATCAAAATCTGGAGGGATGA
- the cysT gene encoding sulfate ABC transporter permease subunit CysT produces the protein MKGSRSRSVLPGFGLTMGITVLYLGMIVLIPLACIFLKTSALSWSEFWSTVTAPRVMASYRISLLTSFGAALVNLLFGLIVAWVLVRYRFPGRKLLDSLVDLPFALPTAVAGVALTAIYAPNGWIGKWLEPLGLKVAFTPLGITIALIFIGLPFIVRTVQPVLEDLDQEIEEAAVMLGAGRWRTVLRVVLPELMPALLTGFALAFARGIGEYGSVVFISGNMPMKTEIAPLLIMTKLESFELEQATAIAVVLLVMSFAMLLVINYIQWRASRRALAE, from the coding sequence ATGAAAGGTTCCCGTTCCCGCAGCGTGCTGCCCGGCTTCGGCCTCACGATGGGCATTACCGTGCTGTATCTCGGCATGATCGTCCTCATTCCGCTGGCCTGCATCTTCCTCAAGACGTCCGCTCTGAGCTGGAGCGAGTTCTGGTCGACCGTGACCGCGCCGCGGGTGATGGCGTCCTATCGGATCAGCCTGCTCACCTCGTTCGGCGCCGCACTCGTCAACCTGCTGTTCGGGCTGATCGTCGCGTGGGTGCTCGTCCGGTACCGGTTCCCGGGCCGCAAGCTGCTCGACAGCCTCGTCGACCTGCCGTTCGCGCTGCCGACGGCGGTCGCCGGGGTCGCGCTCACGGCGATCTACGCGCCGAACGGCTGGATCGGCAAGTGGCTGGAGCCGCTCGGCCTGAAGGTCGCCTTCACCCCGCTCGGCATCACGATCGCACTGATCTTCATCGGCCTGCCGTTCATCGTGCGGACCGTGCAGCCCGTGCTCGAGGATCTGGACCAGGAAATCGAGGAGGCGGCGGTCATGCTCGGGGCAGGACGCTGGCGCACGGTGCTGCGCGTCGTGCTGCCGGAGCTCATGCCGGCGCTGCTCACCGGCTTCGCCCTCGCCTTCGCCCGCGGCATCGGCGAGTACGGCTCGGTCGTCTTCATCTCCGGCAACATGCCGATGAAGACCGAGATCGCGCCGCTGCTCATCATGACCAAGCTGGAGTCGTTCGAGCTCGAGCAGGCGACGGCGATCGCCGTCGTGCTGCTCGTCATGAGCTTCGCCATGCTGCTTGTCATCAACTACATCCAGTGGCGCGCCAGCCGGCGCGCTCTGGCGGAATAG
- a CDS encoding sulfate ABC transporter substrate-binding protein has translation MSKRNPLSQWPVLLLTASLALGLTACGSGNNASNSAGSGGAANAPAENTAASNTAANAGATEAPATPKEPVELLNVSYDPTRELYESFNGAFAKYWLDKTGQKVTVKQSHGGSGKQSLSVIGGLKADVVTLALGYDIDAIAEKGLLNKDWKGKFEANSAPYTSTIVFLVRKGNPKGIKDWGDLVKDGVEVITPNPKTSGGARWNYLAAWGYAQKQDGGDEAKTKAFIKELFQNVPVLDSGARGSTTTFTERGIGDVLLAWENEAFLSQKELGDKFEIVYPSLSILAEPPVAVVDKVVDSKGTREVAEEYLKYLYTDEGQKIAADNFYRPINPDIAAQYKDTFKELELLQIDKDFGGWAEAQKKHFADGGTFDEIYVPGSK, from the coding sequence ATGTCCAAAAGAAATCCGCTTTCCCAATGGCCTGTCCTGCTCCTCACCGCTTCGCTTGCTCTCGGTCTGACCGCATGCGGGTCCGGCAACAATGCTTCGAACTCGGCGGGAAGCGGCGGAGCCGCCAACGCGCCTGCCGAAAACACGGCTGCATCCAATACGGCTGCGAACGCCGGCGCGACGGAAGCTCCGGCGACGCCGAAGGAGCCGGTCGAGCTGCTGAACGTCTCGTACGATCCGACGCGCGAGCTGTACGAGTCCTTCAACGGTGCTTTCGCCAAGTACTGGCTGGATAAGACCGGCCAAAAAGTGACCGTCAAGCAGTCGCACGGCGGCTCCGGCAAGCAGTCGCTGTCGGTCATCGGCGGCCTCAAGGCCGACGTCGTGACGCTGGCGCTCGGCTACGACATCGATGCCATCGCCGAAAAGGGACTGCTGAACAAAGATTGGAAGGGCAAGTTCGAGGCCAACAGCGCCCCGTACACGTCGACGATCGTCTTCCTCGTCCGCAAGGGCAATCCGAAAGGAATCAAGGACTGGGGCGACCTCGTGAAGGACGGCGTCGAGGTCATCACGCCGAACCCGAAAACGTCCGGCGGCGCCCGCTGGAACTACCTGGCGGCTTGGGGCTACGCCCAGAAGCAGGACGGCGGCGACGAAGCCAAGACCAAGGCATTCATCAAAGAGCTGTTCCAGAACGTGCCGGTGCTCGACTCCGGAGCCCGCGGCTCGACGACGACGTTCACCGAGCGCGGCATCGGCGACGTGCTCCTGGCATGGGAGAACGAGGCGTTCCTGTCCCAAAAGGAGCTCGGCGACAAGTTCGAGATCGTCTATCCTTCGCTCAGCATCCTGGCGGAGCCGCCGGTCGCGGTCGTCGACAAGGTCGTCGACAGCAAGGGCACGCGCGAGGTGGCGGAGGAGTACCTGAAGTACCTCTACACGGATGAGGGTCAGAAGATCGCGGCCGACAACTTCTACCGCCCGATCAACCCGGACATCGCCGCTCAGTACAAAGACACGTTCAAGGAGCTTGAGCTGCTGCAGATCGACAAGGACTTCGGCGGCTGGGCCGAAGCGCAGAAGAAGCATTTCGCCGACGGCGGCACGTTCGACGAGATTTACGTGCCGGGCTCCAAGTAA
- the dnaI gene encoding primosomal protein DnaI, which produces MESLRDLLKTMPGGGKLRARAQEQLGELMREPKVRKLMDQHPELDEDVLRRNSNLVYQYVREHRNCESCPGLDRCPNDFQGHYTLLSAETVADELRLIDRKTACRKFIARRNEEQIRSRIRSFYVSERTLDSAYSADEILMKDRARSTAVMKVLEYIRRTKEQGLQAEGLYLTGSFGTGKTFLMSYLLGELAKSGYSGVIVYMPDFVEDLKAMFGEPGKLKETIDLMKEADLLVFDDIGAENLSPWVRDHVMGSILNYRMERKPTFYTSNHALADLEQHFSFTSKDGEEYHKGRRLMDRIGPFVEVVHVKGTNKRGRKDETEL; this is translated from the coding sequence ATGGAATCGCTGCGCGATTTGCTGAAGACGATGCCCGGAGGGGGCAAGCTGCGCGCCCGCGCGCAGGAGCAGCTGGGCGAGCTGATGCGCGAGCCCAAGGTGCGGAAGCTGATGGACCAGCATCCGGAGCTGGACGAGGACGTGCTGCGGCGCAACTCCAATCTCGTGTACCAATACGTGCGCGAGCATCGGAACTGCGAGAGCTGTCCGGGGCTCGACCGCTGCCCCAACGATTTCCAGGGCCACTACACGCTGCTCTCCGCCGAGACGGTCGCGGACGAGCTGCGGCTGATCGACCGCAAGACGGCCTGCCGCAAGTTCATCGCCCGCCGCAACGAGGAGCAGATCCGCTCCCGCATCCGCAGCTTCTACGTGAGCGAGCGCACGCTGGACAGCGCCTACTCGGCGGACGAGATCCTGATGAAGGACCGCGCCCGCTCGACGGCGGTCATGAAGGTGCTGGAGTATATCCGGCGCACCAAGGAGCAGGGCCTGCAGGCCGAGGGGCTTTACCTGACCGGATCGTTCGGCACCGGCAAGACGTTCCTGATGAGCTACCTTCTCGGCGAGCTGGCCAAGAGCGGCTACTCCGGCGTCATCGTCTACATGCCGGACTTCGTCGAGGATCTCAAGGCGATGTTCGGCGAGCCGGGCAAGCTCAAGGAGACGATCGACCTGATGAAGGAAGCCGATCTTCTCGTGTTCGACGACATCGGCGCCGAGAACCTGAGCCCGTGGGTGCGCGACCATGTGATGGGCTCGATCCTCAACTACCGGATGGAGCGCAAGCCGACCTTCTATACGTCCAACCATGCGCTCGCCGACCTGGAGCAGCACTTCAGCTTCACGAGCAAGGACGGCGAGGAATATCACAAGGGCCGGCGCCTGATGGACCGGATCGGCCCCTTCGTCGAGGTCGTGCACGTCAAAGGGACGAACAAGCGCGGCCGCAAGGACGAGACGGAATTATAA
- a CDS encoding replication initiation and membrane attachment family protein, giving the protein MRIGSKLAFTEHHRFCVYRGFALSPLDQRMLALIYQPMTGGAASSLYQLLYHQVDEGYSGYSPMDAQRRLFLGLGLDPSESGRRELVRCASVLEALGLLTTCRLFLPGQEEVVYEYELHAPLSPAEFFRSQHLSMLLRDKVGKYGVVALQETLLRREPDELAQHELQRENISMPFYELFRLSAAVDAELEQALEESAPLRQPPEPVAQPGAGIEYGDILYRFPRGSLNRPFVERMRGDKDALAQLNYIAYKYDLGPADLCRLLDEEDAFDRRGGLQTDALQLKAVQLYRHDLKREEERRAAGSRLQEEAESELPEQGVQAEHYLPVPSQLTGRCDIQQYNMLMRNEPHTRFLKRFFPGAVPDWIERQFERIDLHYRLPAPVINVLVHYVFGMKGSARVTKTFIEAVASNMLVQQVDEFEKAVLYVRSQTELERSKEAAEAAGAAKPAGRAAAGAKGAGGYRRGAGQPRKPVLPVVGDDAGQEPDISDEELEEMRKLARKLDGR; this is encoded by the coding sequence ATGCGCATCGGAAGCAAGCTGGCTTTTACCGAGCATCACCGGTTCTGCGTGTACCGGGGCTTCGCGCTGAGCCCGCTCGACCAGCGGATGCTCGCGCTCATCTACCAGCCGATGACCGGCGGGGCGGCCTCCTCCCTGTATCAGCTCCTGTACCATCAAGTGGACGAGGGCTACAGCGGCTACTCGCCGATGGACGCGCAGCGCCGGCTGTTCCTCGGCCTCGGGCTCGACCCGAGCGAGTCGGGACGCCGCGAGCTCGTGCGCTGCGCCTCCGTGCTGGAGGCGCTCGGCCTGCTCACGACCTGCCGGCTGTTCCTGCCGGGGCAGGAGGAGGTCGTGTACGAGTACGAGCTGCATGCCCCGCTGTCGCCGGCCGAGTTTTTCCGCAGCCAGCATCTGAGCATGCTGCTGCGGGACAAGGTCGGCAAGTACGGCGTCGTGGCGCTCCAGGAGACGCTGCTGCGGCGGGAGCCGGACGAGCTGGCGCAGCATGAGCTGCAGCGGGAGAACATCTCGATGCCGTTCTACGAGCTGTTCCGCCTGAGCGCCGCCGTGGACGCCGAGCTGGAGCAGGCGCTGGAGGAGTCCGCGCCGCTCCGTCAGCCGCCGGAGCCTGTCGCCCAGCCGGGCGCGGGCATCGAATACGGCGACATCCTGTACCGCTTCCCCCGCGGCTCGCTCAACCGTCCGTTCGTGGAGCGGATGCGCGGGGACAAGGACGCGCTCGCCCAGCTCAACTACATCGCCTACAAATACGATCTCGGTCCGGCCGATCTGTGCCGGCTGCTCGACGAGGAGGACGCGTTCGACCGGCGCGGCGGCCTGCAGACCGACGCGCTGCAGCTCAAGGCGGTCCAGCTGTACCGGCATGACCTCAAGCGCGAGGAAGAGCGTCGCGCCGCCGGTTCCCGCCTGCAGGAGGAAGCCGAGTCCGAGCTGCCGGAGCAGGGCGTGCAGGCCGAGCATTACTTGCCGGTGCCGTCCCAGCTGACGGGACGCTGCGATATCCAGCAGTACAACATGCTCATGCGCAACGAGCCGCACACCCGCTTCCTGAAGCGCTTCTTCCCCGGAGCGGTGCCGGACTGGATCGAGCGGCAGTTCGAGCGCATCGACCTGCATTATCGCCTCCCGGCGCCGGTCATCAACGTGCTCGTGCATTACGTGTTCGGCATGAAGGGCTCCGCCCGGGTGACCAAGACGTTCATCGAGGCGGTCGCCTCGAACATGCTCGTGCAGCAGGTCGACGAGTTCGAGAAGGCGGTGCTGTACGTGCGCAGCCAGACCGAGCTCGAACGGAGCAAGGAAGCGGCTGAAGCCGCCGGCGCGGCCAAGCCGGCAGGACGAGCCGCCGCCGGAGCGAAAGGCGCGGGCGGCTACCGGCGCGGAGCCGGCCAGCCGCGCAAGCCGGTGCTGCCGGTCGTCGGCGACGACGCCGGGCAGGAGCCCGATATTTCCGACGAAGAGCTGGAGGAGATGCGCAAGCTCGCGCGCAAGCTCGACGGACGCTAG
- a CDS encoding YuiB family protein gives MLQIVIAMVLFFVMMFGIGFILNMLMKTTWFPIYLFVLVLVPLYIWSTWDHAASFGANLTEFTFIDWLPVVAALVGAYVSGYAIRALRIGGYKMF, from the coding sequence ATGCTTCAAATCGTGATTGCGATGGTGTTGTTTTTTGTCATGATGTTCGGAATCGGCTTCATCCTCAACATGCTGATGAAGACGACCTGGTTCCCCATCTACCTGTTCGTACTCGTGCTGGTGCCGCTTTACATATGGTCGACCTGGGATCACGCCGCATCCTTCGGCGCCAATCTGACGGAGTTCACCTTCATCGACTGGCTGCCCGTCGTCGCGGCGCTTGTCGGCGCCTACGTGAGCGGCTACGCGATCCGCGCGCTGCGGATCGGCGGCTACAAGATGTTCTAG
- the hemQ gene encoding hydrogen peroxide-dependent heme synthase codes for MSDAAQTLEGWYVLHDFRTIDWQAWKQAGAGERAAALDAIQSMLADWNAQEEQREGSTAFYAIVGQKADFVLMHLRETLEELNELENRFNKSPLAAFTKPAYSYVSIVELSNYMSKPGEDPLQNPDIVARLKPALPKARHICFYPMNKRRDGGDNWYMLGMDERRAMMRSHGMIGRQYAGKVKQIISGSVGFDNWEWGVTLFAEDALQFKKLVYEMRFDEVSARYGDFGDFYVGNRLDADKLVQLLQV; via the coding sequence ATGAGTGATGCCGCACAGACGCTGGAGGGCTGGTACGTCCTCCATGATTTCCGTACGATCGACTGGCAGGCGTGGAAGCAGGCCGGAGCAGGAGAGCGCGCTGCCGCGCTGGACGCGATCCAGTCGATGCTCGCCGACTGGAACGCCCAGGAGGAGCAGCGCGAGGGCAGCACGGCGTTCTACGCCATCGTCGGCCAAAAGGCGGACTTCGTGCTCATGCACCTGCGCGAGACGCTGGAGGAGTTGAACGAGCTCGAGAACCGCTTCAACAAAAGCCCGCTCGCCGCGTTCACCAAGCCGGCATATTCGTACGTCAGCATCGTCGAGCTGTCCAACTACATGAGCAAGCCGGGCGAGGACCCGCTGCAGAACCCCGACATCGTCGCGCGCCTCAAGCCGGCGCTGCCGAAGGCGCGCCACATCTGCTTCTACCCGATGAACAAGCGCCGCGACGGCGGCGACAACTGGTATATGCTGGGCATGGACGAGCGCCGCGCCATGATGCGCAGCCACGGCATGATCGGCCGCCAGTATGCGGGCAAGGTCAAGCAGATCATCAGCGGCTCCGTCGGCTTCGACAACTGGGAGTGGGGCGTGACGCTGTTCGCGGAGGACGCCCTGCAGTTCAAGAAGCTCGTCTACGAGATGCGCTTCGACGAGGTGAGCGCCCGCTACGGCGATTTCGGCGACTTCTACGTCGGCAATCGGCTGGATGCGGACAAGCTGGTTCAGCTGCTCCAGGTTTAA
- a CDS encoding class-II aminoacyl-tRNA synthetase family protein — MIKTYPTSNILNERQAQSLLAKLIYSIEGISGCRLDETTQAIIVELLPGTAQGPIDDAVERLIAKERSSRIIGSRLYRETEAREDARAGTPETAGELFAPNGAWKRGLAVTLSEQIDRLLVEWAQRHQAQLRSYPSMIPVETLRKCRYIETFPQNIHFVSEFPHRLEELEKVREAGDLNGLARLSPYALSPAVCFHCYAELSGSRLQEPLVLTSRGTCFRHEAAWRVGKHRLQEFSMREIVLFGEASFIEEERRAFMEEAWSLFERLGLAGKIETASDPFFFSEESGKGQQQLMGNMKYELIARAGEDGGSFSIASFNHMGDSLCKPFEVLDAEANPMQSGCIAFGIDRWAYALLDGYGGDYGKWPARVRETLESARMAVPQ; from the coding sequence GTGATCAAAACCTACCCGACTTCGAACATTCTGAACGAACGGCAGGCGCAGTCGCTGCTGGCGAAGCTCATCTACAGCATCGAGGGCATCTCGGGCTGCCGGCTGGACGAGACGACGCAAGCGATAATCGTGGAGCTGCTGCCCGGCACTGCCCAAGGACCCATCGACGACGCCGTGGAGCGCCTGATCGCAAAGGAACGCAGCAGCCGCATCATCGGCTCGCGCCTGTACCGGGAAACGGAAGCCCGCGAGGACGCGCGGGCGGGCACGCCGGAGACGGCGGGCGAGCTGTTCGCTCCGAACGGCGCCTGGAAGCGGGGGCTGGCCGTGACGCTGTCCGAGCAGATCGACCGGCTGCTCGTCGAGTGGGCGCAGCGCCATCAGGCGCAGCTGCGCAGCTACCCTTCGATGATTCCCGTCGAGACGCTGCGCAAGTGTCGGTATATCGAGACCTTCCCGCAAAACATCCATTTCGTGTCCGAGTTCCCCCATCGGCTCGAGGAGCTGGAGAAGGTCCGCGAGGCGGGCGATCTGAACGGGCTGGCGCGCCTCAGCCCGTACGCGCTCTCGCCCGCGGTCTGCTTCCATTGCTACGCGGAGCTGTCGGGCTCGCGGTTGCAGGAGCCGCTCGTACTGACTTCACGCGGAACTTGCTTCCGCCACGAAGCCGCCTGGCGCGTCGGCAAGCATCGGCTTCAAGAATTCAGCATGCGGGAGATCGTCCTGTTCGGGGAGGCGTCCTTCATCGAAGAGGAGCGCCGCGCGTTCATGGAGGAGGCGTGGTCGCTGTTCGAAAGGCTGGGGCTCGCGGGCAAGATCGAGACGGCGAGCGACCCTTTCTTTTTCTCCGAGGAAAGCGGCAAAGGCCAGCAGCAGCTGATGGGGAACATGAAGTACGAGCTCATCGCCCGGGCGGGCGAGGACGGCGGCTCGTTCTCCATCGCGTCGTTCAACCATATGGGCGACTCGCTCTGCAAGCCGTTCGAGGTGCTGGACGCGGAGGCGAATCCGATGCAGTCGGGCTGCATCGCCTTCGGCATCGACCGCTGGGCGTACGCCCTGCTCGATGGGTACGGCGGCGATTACGGCAAGTGGCCTGCCCGCGTGAGAGAGACGCTGGAGAGCGCGCGGATGGCCGTGCCGCAGTAA
- a CDS encoding sugar phosphate isomerase/epimerase family protein codes for MNICLCSISFRHELVSFGELIEFADRTGFQGIELWGVHAKSLLRERRQELPGLMERMEARGLGISMMSDYVDLLAPEDRTRQLLQRWAALLELAQPFRARKIRIFAGDRPSHTATERDWALCVDRLGQLAGMAAEAGAQLVVETHPRTYADTLDATLRLLRDAGRGDIGINLDFLHLWESGTAPLEAYRALQRWIVNFHVKNVARPEQAGLFEPANVFSPSGKRDGMSALAQGAIDYTPVLDRLHQDAAPHPIAIEWFGEHPFARLEEERRWLAGWSSPGREAAHAHG; via the coding sequence ATGAATATTTGTCTCTGCTCCATCTCGTTCCGCCATGAGCTGGTGTCGTTCGGCGAGCTGATCGAGTTCGCGGACCGGACCGGATTCCAAGGCATCGAGCTATGGGGCGTCCATGCCAAGTCGCTGCTGCGCGAACGGCGGCAGGAGCTTCCCGGCCTGATGGAGAGGATGGAAGCGCGCGGACTCGGCATCTCCATGATGAGCGACTATGTCGACCTGCTCGCGCCGGAGGATCGGACACGGCAGCTATTGCAGCGATGGGCGGCCCTGCTCGAGCTGGCGCAGCCGTTCCGCGCGCGCAAGATCCGCATCTTCGCGGGCGACCGCCCGAGTCATACGGCCACGGAGCGGGACTGGGCCTTGTGCGTGGACCGGCTCGGCCAGCTGGCCGGCATGGCCGCGGAGGCCGGCGCGCAGCTCGTCGTCGAGACGCACCCGCGCACCTATGCCGATACGCTGGACGCGACGCTCCGCTTGCTGCGCGATGCCGGGCGGGGCGATATCGGCATCAATCTGGACTTCCTGCACCTATGGGAGTCCGGCACCGCCCCGCTCGAAGCGTATCGGGCCTTGCAGCGGTGGATCGTCAATTTCCACGTCAAAAACGTAGCCCGTCCCGAGCAAGCCGGGCTGTTCGAGCCGGCCAACGTCTTCTCTCCCTCCGGCAAGCGCGACGGCATGTCGGCGCTGGCGCAGGGGGCCATCGACTACACGCCCGTCCTCGATCGGCTGCACCAAGACGCTGCGCCGCATCCGATCGCGATCGAATGGTTCGGCGAGCATCCGTTCGCTCGGCTGGAGGAGGAGCGGCGCTGGCTGGCCGGCTGGAGCAGTCCGGGCAGGGAGGCGGCCCATGCCCACGGATGA
- a CDS encoding class I adenylate-forming enzyme family protein: MEWLLQTLAGYADRQAMVRGERSITYADLLASCRSWSGRIREHGIQPGEVVSLEGDYSPSACGAMLALLANRNVIVPLSASVRHRRDELAEIAQVDRSIVFDGGPEAAVRTLARSGHAGLLDTFIKEEKPGLVLFTSGTTGRPKAILHDFAAFLERYKAPRDTLRTLTFLLFDHIGGINTMFHTFANGGTIIAPDSRTAPAICALIERHRIELLPASPSFLNLLLLSGVHRDYDLSSLRIITYGTEVMPDATLNAARLAFPEAQLRQTYGLSELGILRAKSRASGSPWLRIGGEGIETRIVDGVLHIRSGTAMRGYLNAPNPFDEEGWFDTQDEVLEDGGYIRILGRRSEVINVGGRKVYPVEVEDVLLQMPEVADAAVRGEPNPLLGSIVAAAVNVQEPLEPSELKARIRSFCRGKLEEYQIPVKIEIRQGELYTDRYKKIRKEQLPGR; this comes from the coding sequence ATGGAATGGCTGCTGCAGACCCTGGCGGGCTACGCGGATCGGCAGGCGATGGTGCGCGGCGAGCGCTCGATCACGTATGCGGACCTATTGGCGAGCTGCCGGAGCTGGTCCGGCAGGATTCGAGAGCACGGCATCCAGCCGGGCGAAGTCGTATCGCTGGAGGGCGATTACTCGCCCTCCGCATGCGGCGCGATGCTGGCGCTGCTGGCGAACCGCAATGTGATCGTGCCCTTGTCGGCGAGCGTGAGGCATAGGCGGGACGAGCTGGCCGAGATCGCGCAGGTCGACCGCTCGATCGTCTTTGACGGCGGCCCGGAAGCGGCGGTCCGCACGCTTGCGAGAAGCGGGCACGCGGGCTTGCTGGATACTTTCATCAAGGAGGAGAAGCCGGGCCTCGTCCTGTTCACGTCGGGCACGACGGGCCGGCCCAAAGCGATCCTGCACGATTTCGCCGCCTTCCTGGAACGGTACAAGGCGCCGAGGGACACGCTGCGGACGCTGACGTTCCTGCTGTTCGACCATATCGGCGGCATCAATACGATGTTCCATACGTTCGCCAACGGAGGGACGATCATCGCGCCGGACAGCCGCACCGCGCCCGCGATCTGCGCGTTGATCGAGCGGCACCGCATCGAGCTCCTCCCCGCCTCGCCGAGCTTCCTCAACCTGCTGCTCCTGTCCGGCGTCCATCGCGACTACGACCTGTCCTCGCTCCGCATCATCACCTACGGCACCGAGGTCATGCCGGACGCGACGCTCAACGCCGCGCGGCTGGCCTTCCCCGAGGCGCAGCTGCGGCAAACGTACGGCCTGTCCGAGCTCGGCATCCTGCGCGCCAAGTCGCGCGCCTCCGGATCGCCCTGGCTGCGGATCGGCGGCGAGGGCATCGAGACGCGCATCGTGGACGGCGTGCTGCACATCCGCTCCGGCACGGCGATGCGAGGGTATTTGAACGCGCCGAATCCGTTCGACGAAGAGGGCTGGTTCGACACGCAGGATGAGGTGCTCGAGGACGGCGGATACATCCGCATCCTGGGGCGGAGGTCGGAAGTCATCAACGTCGGCGGCCGCAAGGTGTACCCCGTCGAAGTGGAGGACGTCCTGCTCCAGATGCCCGAGGTGGCGGACGCGGCCGTGAGAGGCGAGCCGAACCCGCTGCTCGGAAGCATCGTCGCGGCCGCCGTCAACGTGCAGGAGCCGCTGGAGCCGAGCGAGCTCAAAGCCCGCATCCGAAGCTTCTGTCGCGGAAAGCTGGAAGAGTACCAGATTCCCGTCAAGATCGAGATCCGGCAAGGCGAGCTGTATACGGATCGCTACAAGAAGATCCGGAAGGAGCAGCTGCCCGGCCGCTAG
- a CDS encoding acyl carrier protein: protein MPSPWLDRIRDLILRNETVKAAREEIGPDTDLIHDLGLDSIAIVHLLADLEVEFGITIDVEEIGLSLLRELRLLEAYVTSKVAASPGVPAGPAGRGG from the coding sequence ATGCCGAGCCCATGGCTTGACCGGATCCGGGACTTGATCCTGCGCAACGAGACGGTGAAAGCAGCGAGGGAGGAGATCGGCCCCGATACCGACCTGATTCACGACTTGGGGCTGGATTCGATCGCGATTGTCCATCTGCTGGCGGATCTCGAAGTCGAATTCGGCATCACGATCGACGTGGAGGAGATCGGGCTGTCGCTCTTGCGGGAGCTCCGGCTGCTGGAAGCCTATGTGACAAGCAAAGTCGCCGCGAGCCCTGGAGTGCCTGCAGGCCCTGCCGGGCGCGGCGGATGA